The genomic interval ACCTCGGTGGATACATGTCCGGAGGAGTCGGATTCACACAGTACGCTACCGCAGCATACACCGACAACATCCTCGAGGATTACGTCTACTACGCCATCGACCACATCAAGTCCAAGTACGGTGGCCTGTGCAAACTCGACCCCAAGGACATGGACAAGCTCATGAAGCTCGGAGACGAGATCAACTCTTACGCTCTCGAGATGTATGAGAGATACCCCGCCATCATGGAGGCCCACTTCGGTGGATCCCAGAGGGCAACAGTCGCCGCAGCATCCACCGGTATCGCCGGTGCAATGGCAACCGGAGTTGCTGACTGCGGTCTGAACTGCTGGTACCTGTCCATGCTCCAGCACAAGGAGAGGACCGGAAGGCTCGGATTCTACGGATACGACCTGCAGGACCAGTGTGGATCCGCGAACTCCTTCGCATACAGATCCGATGAGGGTCTGCCCATGGAGATCCGTGGACCCAACTACCCCAACTACGCAATGAACGTCGGACACCTTTCCGGATACACCGGAATCCCCAAGGCAGCTCACGCAGCACGCGGAGATGCCTGGACCGCGAACCCCCTCATCCGTGTCGCATTCGCAGACCCTGCACTGGTCTTCGACTTCGCGAACATCACCAAGGAGTTCGGACGCGGAGCCCTCAGGGAATTCCAGCCCGCCGGAGAGAGGTCCGCAGTCATCAAGGGATGATCGCGTGGAGAACGGGGACCTCATGAAGTACATGCCGACTTCGACCGTCGGCAAGATCACAGACATCAAGGAAAAGGACGGAGTGACCTGGGTAAGACTGGATTACACCGACCTCTACTACGATGCAGTGAATCTCGTCCCGGCCGATCCTTCGGAGTACATTGAGGTCTCGTTCAAGGAGCGTTCTTCCTTCGAGAGAGGCATGAAGTCCATCGAGGACATCAAGAGGGAGACCCAAGAGGTCGACATCTCTGAATTCATGCCATCCGGAGGAGGATGATCCGTCCTCAAACAATTTCCCCGGACTTCGGTCCGGGGTAAAATCATTTTTTTTCTCTATGTTTTTCTAATCCGCAACGATTGTGCTTATTTTTAGAAAATCGATAACAAAAAGAAAATGCCGTCCAGAGGACGGCTTGTAGTTTCAGTTCTTGATCCTGTTGAACGCGACTAGTACCGATGCGTATCTGGAGTCATCATCAAGACCATAGTAAAGGCGCATCATGCGGTCGCTGGTAGGTGCTGGACTGCATGATATCACATCTTTGCAACCGTTACTCTCATTGAGTTCCGGGAAGGATACAGGGGGCATCACGAACTGTTCCGATCCGCCAGCATCAACGCCCATGAAGCATACGAAACCATCACCCATCCAAACGATGTCGTCACGGCCGTCGTATTTGTGCATTGTGAAAGGGAACACCTCTTCTCCGAGAATGTTTCCGTTTGCTCCGACAAGAATAACAGTTGGTTCTGGAGGGGGCCTGAATCTAGGATCTTTTACTATGCAGATGACTGCATCTCTTTCCAATGCCTGCAGGAATCCCTGGTTGTCCACCGGGATGCTTCCCATAGATCTGACTGTGGACTCTTCAACTCTCAGTTTCTCTAGGATCTCCCTGTCGAGATAGAATGCCCATTTCACTCCTTTTAGACCACGAACTATCTCCAAAGGAAGGTCCAATCCCTCATCCAAATCCTTTGCCATTTTACATTCCTCTGTTTGATGTATACTATTGGACGCTCATTCATTTTCATGGAGTCTGATGAGATTATCAATGCCTGCCATCGAACGTACGTCCACGACTCCGATCACCGCTATGATGCGGTTGTCGAGTTCAATTGGCGTCACAATAACTCTGATGCCTTTGTACGGGCCGGATGTAGCTATCCTCCTTACAGTGGTTCCTGAACGGATAACCTCTTCCAGAACTTCTCCGGTATAGGCATTGTCGATCACAGCACCGTTTTCGATTCTAACTCCAAGATTATCCCTGTTTTTGGCGCATACGGGGAGACCTCCAACAAGGTCATGAATGGCAAAAGCAAGAGAAAGAAGTTCAGAATTATCGCTCCTCGGGGATATGACATCCTTGATTCCGCGTGACAGCTTGAGTCCTCCTATAATGTGGAGTCCTGCAATCACCGCCCCAATCTCTGCAGATTGGATTGTTTTACCAGTACCGATGACAACAACATCCTCATTCTTCAGGTTGAACACCGATTTGATCTCATTCTCCATGGTGGGATCCACATGGTATTCGGAGCCGGGGAACATCAGTTTCCCGTTGATGTAAACCAGAGTCGTTGCACCTGTGGCCCCAGCTTCGATAGCGGCATCCCTCTCTTCGCATCCGTATGAAACATTACGGGCCATTTTCGGGATACGTGCTGCAAAGTTGAAATCGCCGATGGTCAGCTCGGGCAATGCAACAGGGGCGAGGTCCATGCGGGTCTTTTTCTTGAGGTCCATCCCTACGTTTGTCAGGATGATTCCGCTCTTGTTGATGCTTATTATTTCGTGATTCTGTAAAAGTGATATGATTGTCCTGGTGCTTCCCTCTCCTATGTCCAGCATAGCTGAGAGTTTTTTCCTACCAATAGCCTCCTCATCATTAA from Thermoplasmata archaeon carries:
- a CDS encoding DUF2111 domain-containing protein, with protein sequence MMSNNARIGGPIPKFNDYHLWKTLYYLNDEEAIGRKKLSAMLDIGEGSTRTIISLLQNHEIISINKSGIILTNVGMDLKKKTRMDLAPVALPELTIGDFNFAARIPKMARNVSYGCEERDAAIEAGATGATTLVYINGKLMFPGSEYHVDPTMENEIKSVFNLKNEDVVVIGTGKTIQSAEIGAVIAGLHIIGGLKLSRGIKDVISPRSDNSELLSLAFAIHDLVGGLPVCAKNRDNLGVRIENGAVIDNAYTGEVLEEVIRSGTTVRRIATSGPYKGIRVIVTPIELDNRIIAVIGVVDVRSMAGIDNLIRLHENE
- a CDS encoding DUF2098 domain-containing protein yields the protein MENGDLMKYMPTSTVGKITDIKEKDGVTWVRLDYTDLYYDAVNLVPADPSEYIEVSFKERSSFERGMKSIEDIKRETQEVDISEFMPSGGG